Part of the Pseudodesulfovibrio mercurii genome is shown below.
AGGTCATCACCTCGGACCCCTGCTACGCCTGCTACGACAACTTCATCACCTTTGCCGGGGCCGCGCCCGTCAAGGTCCCGGTCTTCGAGGACGACGGCTTCCAGTACCGCGTGTCCGCCATCCGCAAGGCCCTCGACCAGAACGACCGGATCAAGGCCATCCTGATCAACTCTCCGGCCAACCCCACCGGGACCCTGCTGTCCGAGGAGCGGCTCAAGGCCATCGCCGAGATCGCCGAGGAGCACGACCTGTGGGTCATCTCCGACGAGATCTACCACGGCCTGGTCTACGAGGGAGACGCCCACTCCATCCTCGAATACACGGACCGCGCCTTTGTCTTCAACGGCTTCTCCAAGCTCTACGCCATGACCGGCTGGCGGCTCGGCTACCTCATCGCCCCGCCCCACTTCATGCGCACCCTGCGCAACCTCTGCCAGAACTTCTTCATCTCGGCCAACACCATGGCCCAATGGGGCGGGCTGGCCGCCCTCAAGGAGGCCGGGCCGGATGTGGAGCGCATGAAGGCCACCTACAACAAGCGGCGCGTCTACATGCTCGAACGGCTCAAGGACATGGGGCTGCCCGTCAAGCACGAGCCCACCGGCGCCTTCTACGTGCTCGTGAACATGCGCCCTCAAGCCGCCAGGTTCGACGGCTCCTCCCTGGCCCTGGCCTACGACATCCTCGACAAGGCCCACATCGCCGTCACCCCCGGCATCGACTTCGGCCAGGGCGCCGAGGGCTACATCCGCTTCTCCTACGCGACGTCCATGGCTAACATTGAGGAAGGCATGAATCGGCTGGAACAGTATTTACAAGACTTCAAGTAGCCTCAAGAATCTGATCAATAAAAAGGGAGCATGACAACATGCTCCCTTTTTTTACGCCTCATAGATTCTCCAACGCCCTCCCTCTTTGGAGCGAATCGGGTGCGCAGCACCCGACAGCGGCTCTCCGCACTCGCACCAGGCTTTCGAGAGTGGGTCAGCTGTGCATTTTCTTCCGGCCGCGACAACCGCAGCGTAGCCGTCTACGTGAGGATTGGCGCGGCCGGAAAAAATGTGCAGATGGCCCGCTATCGAAAGCCGCCCCCCGCGTTCGCGTCCCTCCTCAAACCCGGATGTCCAGCCCCTTGTACGGGGCAGCGCCGGCCCCCACCACGATGCCGCCCGCATCAAAGAGGGATTGGGTATCCATGTTGGTGGAATACCACCAGGCCATGGCGTCGGTGGACAGGGGCCGGTTCATGTCCCGCTCGGACAGGCGGTTTTTGGCTGTGGCGGCGAGCTTGCCGAACTGGAGGGTGCGGCCGAGCTGTTCGACCTTGTCGGGGTTGGCCGCGAAATAGGCGTTGATCATGTCCTTGTCGGGATGATCGCCGACCACGGTGGCCGCGCCCGCCGGGTCGTAGGAGAGGCGGAACACGGTGGCGGTGTCCACGCCCAGGGCCGCGAGATCGGCCTTGACCTCGTCGTTCCAGGTTTCGAGCAGTTCGGCGTGGCGGGTCTCGACGTCGCCGAAGGTCAGCTGCCCGGTGGTGTCGGGCACGGCGTCGGCCAGAAGGTCGCGGAGATAGCCGCGCATGACCGAACCCGAGGCCGGGGACTCGTCCCGACGGGTTTTTGACTGTTCCGGGCCCAGGGGAAATTCGCTGTCCGGGGCGGTCTTCCTCGGGCGGCGATACGTGTACCCTTGTACAGCCTGTTCAATAGGTTGCGTGGCCATGGTGCCTTCCCGCGCAGGCGTTTTACCGATAAACCGCAGACGTCCACCCTATATTCTTAGCATGAAATGTACCATTCGATTGCCAAGGGGCGAGAATCGAGGTTAGTATGCCAGCACTCCTGGGAAAAACGGCAGCCGCAGAGGGAGGGCCGAACATGCTCAAGAAGCCGCTGAAGATACTCGGCGTGGATGTCTCCAAGATCGTCAACCGCAACGAACGGCGCGTGGCCGAACTGGTCCCGCAGATCATCGCGGAATATTACGAAGACTATATTTTCGAGGACCTGGACATCCAGGACATCTACGCCCTGGCCCTGAACCTGCTTCCGGCGGGCTACGCCCAGGCCGGGTCCATCGTGCTCTCGGACCGCATCTCGGACTACGAGATCCGCACCCAGATCCGCAACGCGGTGGAACGCGTCCTGGACAACCCCACCCGGGCGAGCGATTAGGCCAACCCCGAGACCGACGAAAAACGGCCCGCCATGTCCAGCATGGCGGGCCGTTTCGTTTTCCGTTGCGGGGCTCAGGCCTCTTCCCGCCCGGTCCCCTTCCGCTCCATGGGGATGACGAACATGAGCAGGGCCGGGATGACGAACACGGTGAAGACCGTGGACAGGGCCAGGCCGCCCAGGACCACCGCGCCCAGGCCGCGATAGAGCTCCGAGCCGGGGCCGGGGGCCACGGCCAGGGGGAGCATGCCGAAGACCGATGTGGTCGCGGACATGTAGATGGGCCGCAGCCGGGTGCGGGTGGCGTCGAGCACGGCCTCCTTGTAGTCCATGCCCCGCTCGCGCACGTTGCCCAGGGACTGGTGGACGATGAGGATGGCGTTGTTCACGACCACGCCGATGAGGATGACGAACCCGAGCATGGTCAGGATGTCCAGGGCCTGCGGGGCGATGAGCAGGTTTTCGAGCCTGAGCCCCAGGAAGCCTCCCGCGCCGGCCAGGGGCACGGTGAACATGATGATCAGCGGATAGATGAAGTTCTCGAACAGGGCGGACATGAGCAGGTAGGTGATGATCAGGGCCAGGATGAAGTTCCACTTGAGGGCGTCGCGGGTCACGGTCAGCTTGTCGGCCGCGCCGGACAGACGCACGGTCACGCCGTGCATGAGCCCGGCCTGCGTCACCTTGGGCAGGAGCTGCTGTTCAATGACCTCCATGGCGGACTGGAGCGGCATGTCCACGGGCGGAGTGACCTGGAGGGTGATGGTCCGCCTGCGCTCCAGGTGACGGATCTGGGTCACGCCGTAGGTGTTCTCCATGGAGGACAGGGAGGACAGGGGCACGGCCCACCCCTTGGGGGTGGCCACCAGCTGGGAATACAGCTCCTCGGGCGTGGCCGCGTCCTTGGCCGAGGCCTTGAGGACCAGGTCGATCTTCTTCTTGCCCTCCTCCTTGAAGTCGCCCACGTTGCGGCCGTCCATGATCACGTCCAGCGCGGTGCCCAGGTCCTCGGAGGACAGCCCCACGGCCTTGAGCCGGTCGCGGTACGGGTGGAAGCGGACCTCGGGATAGAGCAGCTCCAGGGACGGGATGGGCCGGATCTGGGCGCCGTGGATGGCCTGCATGGTCATGCCGAACATGGTCCCGGCCGCGGCCACCAACTGGTTCAGGTCGTCGCCCGAGAAGTCCACGTTGATGACCCTGCCCTCGCCCAGTCCCTGCTCGAAGATGGAGGCCTGGAGGGACACGCCGAACATGCCGGGGATGGAGCCGATGATGCGCATGAAGCCAGGGATGAGCGCCGCGCCGTGCTGCTCCTGGGTGGAGATGGCCCCGAACAGGTTGATGGTCGGCGCGGACACGTAGAAGAGGTCCTGCACGCCGGGCGCGCCGTCCACCTCCTTGCGGAAGTTGGGCTCCACCTGGTCGAAGATGTACTTGCCGATGTCGTCGCGCTCCTCAAAGGACAGGCCCGGCGGCGGGATGAGGATGTTCAGGATCAGATTGCGGTTGCCCTGGGGCAGATACTCCATCTTGGGGAACATGGTCACGACCATGACCACGGACGCGGCGGTCAGGGTGAAGACCGTGAGCAGGCGGCTCTTCCAGTTGTCGATGGCCAGGGCGAGAAGCCGGATGATCCCGTCGGCCAGCCTGCCGCCCAGGGCGGTCAGGGGCTTGAGCACCCGCTTGGCCAGTGAAAGCCCGGCCGGGGAGCGCGGACCGTCGGTCCCTTCCCTACGGCGCTTCTTGTTGTCCGCGATGCGGTAGAACTGGTTGGCCAGCATGGGAATGACCAGGATGGACACGAACATGGACAGGGCGATGGCGCAGGTCACGGCGATGGCGATGTCCTTGAACAGCTGCCCGGCCTCCTGCTCCATGAAGACCACGGGCAGGAACACGGCCACGGTGGTCAGGGTGGAGGCCAGGACCGCGCCCCAGACCTCGCTGGCCCCGTCATAGGCCGCGTGGAACGGGCTCTTGCCCATGCGCCGATGGCGGTCCACATTTTCCAGGACCACGATGGCGTTGTCCACGAGCATGCCCACGGCAAAGGAGATGCCCGCCATGGAGACAATGTTCAGGGACCGCCCGGCGGCCGCGAACATGATGAACGCGCCCACGATGGACACCGGGATGGACACGGCCACGATGATGGTCGAGCTGACCGACTGGAGAAAGACGAACAGGACCACGATGGCCAGGATGGAGCCGATGAGGATGTTGCGCTTGACCAGGTCGATGGCCCCGTTGATGTAGGGGCGCTGGTCGTAGATCCAGTTGAAGCGCACGCCCTGCTCGGCCAGTGGGCCGTCGTTGAGGTCCTCGATGACCTTGTAGACCCGGTCGGTCATGGTCAGGACGTTGATGCCCGGCTCGGGCCGGATGCCCACGACCATGCCGGTCTTGCCGTTGTGGCGCATGGCCACCGTGGGCTTCTCGTTGCCGCGCT
Proteins encoded:
- a CDS encoding pyridoxal phosphate-dependent aminotransferase; this translates as MSISDRCCNITPFLVMEINEKAEAMERAGQSVIRMCVGEPDFDTPECAKKAACQALADNKTHYTHSLGIRELREAICEDYAKRYGVTLDPDNMVVTQGTSPAMLVLFSTILEQGDKVITSDPCYACYDNFITFAGAAPVKVPVFEDDGFQYRVSAIRKALDQNDRIKAILINSPANPTGTLLSEERLKAIAEIAEEHDLWVISDEIYHGLVYEGDAHSILEYTDRAFVFNGFSKLYAMTGWRLGYLIAPPHFMRTLRNLCQNFFISANTMAQWGGLAALKEAGPDVERMKATYNKRRVYMLERLKDMGLPVKHEPTGAFYVLVNMRPQAARFDGSSLALAYDILDKAHIAVTPGIDFGQGAEGYIRFSYATSMANIEEGMNRLEQYLQDFK
- a CDS encoding late competence development ComFB family protein, which codes for MLKKPLKILGVDVSKIVNRNERRVAELVPQIIAEYYEDYIFEDLDIQDIYALALNLLPAGYAQAGSIVLSDRISDYEIRTQIRNAVERVLDNPTRASD
- a CDS encoding efflux RND transporter permease subunit, which translates into the protein MDIVGTSIRKPVAVLVGVILVVMFGVVALMGLPYQLSPNVTEPVITVTTTWTGATPYEMERDVIEEQEKVLKGIPGLIQMESSNYNARSELTLKFEIGTEIDKALLRVSNKLDEVPEYPDDVDRPIISATGASTSPVIWLTMETLPGNDRDVTTYQTFFENDVRQYIERVEGVADLFVGGGREDEMDIIVDPVKLASYNLTATELINVLRSENVSVSAGTLGVGRRDYRIRTPAEFKTPEDIESVVISSSGQYRVTLGDVATVERGNEKPTVAMRHNGKTGMVVGIRPEPGINVLTMTDRVYKVIEDLNDGPLAEQGVRFNWIYDQRPYINGAIDLVKRNILIGSILAIVVLFVFLQSVSSTIIVAVSIPVSIVGAFIMFAAAGRSLNIVSMAGISFAVGMLVDNAIVVLENVDRHRRMGKSPFHAAYDGASEVWGAVLASTLTTVAVFLPVVFMEQEAGQLFKDIAIAVTCAIALSMFVSILVIPMLANQFYRIADNKKRRREGTDGPRSPAGLSLAKRVLKPLTALGGRLADGIIRLLALAIDNWKSRLLTVFTLTAASVVMVVTMFPKMEYLPQGNRNLILNILIPPPGLSFEERDDIGKYIFDQVEPNFRKEVDGAPGVQDLFYVSAPTINLFGAISTQEQHGAALIPGFMRIIGSIPGMFGVSLQASIFEQGLGEGRVINVDFSGDDLNQLVAAAGTMFGMTMQAIHGAQIRPIPSLELLYPEVRFHPYRDRLKAVGLSSEDLGTALDVIMDGRNVGDFKEEGKKKIDLVLKASAKDAATPEELYSQLVATPKGWAVPLSSLSSMENTYGVTQIRHLERRRTITLQVTPPVDMPLQSAMEVIEQQLLPKVTQAGLMHGVTVRLSGAADKLTVTRDALKWNFILALIITYLLMSALFENFIYPLIIMFTVPLAGAGGFLGLRLENLLIAPQALDILTMLGFVILIGVVVNNAILIVHQSLGNVRERGMDYKEAVLDATRTRLRPIYMSATTSVFGMLPLAVAPGPGSELYRGLGAVVLGGLALSTVFTVFVIPALLMFVIPMERKGTGREEA